The bacterium genome contains a region encoding:
- a CDS encoding ABC transporter ATP-binding protein, with product MIASRIKVFLPMLSPYKRRLWVLLGLTALLSVLAMIPPLIMRAIVDRVITPGDRNPFFMLGLAMLLLPMMNAACSYIQTIGITYVGQKFVFDMRQALYRHLLRLSMRFFGKTGVGMLVNRLMGDTGAVQNLLTAQTISIVSDLICSAFAITATFLINWRLAIVIVILMFIFVINARINIGFLRQTNRNYQRSMDRLSAGLQDRLITSLVVKSYGAEAREQRVFRDQSDASLKQVSTMQIANTTFSYNTQLLADAGRATIYFAGCAMVLMELMTYGDVLAFTTYALQLLWPAVRFSLLAKQIQDVGVAADRLTELFSEKPEIHDAPDAQVIPRLTGRVDFDHVDFHYTEGKPIIRDFSLHVEPGQTVALIGPTGCGKSTLLSLLLRFFDVTGGALRLDDQDVRTVQLTKLRRQFGIVLQEPQLFTASIADNIRYARPGATQAEVEAAARVAEIHDFIMSLPAGYNTLIGVEGTQLSTGQKQRITIARAVAANPAILIMDEATSALDSESEEAIQLAMERLLKNRTAFIVAHRLSTIRTANLIVLMNQGQILEQGNHKDLMKIPGGHYAAIYAKFMGRGTLEETPA from the coding sequence ATGATTGCCTCCCGAATTAAAGTCTTTCTGCCCATGCTCTCTCCCTACAAGAGACGGCTCTGGGTATTGCTGGGCTTGACGGCACTCCTGTCCGTCCTCGCGATGATTCCCCCATTGATCATGCGCGCCATTGTCGACCGGGTGATTACCCCCGGGGATCGCAACCCCTTTTTCATGCTGGGGCTGGCCATGCTCTTATTGCCAATGATGAATGCCGCATGCTCTTACATCCAGACAATCGGCATCACTTACGTCGGACAAAAATTCGTCTTCGACATGAGGCAGGCGCTTTACCGGCACCTTCTGCGCCTCTCCATGCGGTTTTTCGGAAAAACTGGTGTCGGGATGCTTGTCAACCGGCTCATGGGTGATACCGGCGCGGTGCAAAACCTCCTCACCGCCCAAACCATCAGCATCGTATCCGACCTGATCTGCTCGGCCTTTGCCATCACCGCCACCTTCCTCATCAACTGGCGGCTCGCCATCGTGATTGTCATCCTGATGTTCATATTCGTGATCAACGCCCGCATTAACATCGGCTTCCTCCGGCAAACCAACCGGAACTACCAGCGCTCCATGGATCGCCTGTCAGCGGGACTGCAGGATCGCCTCATCACCTCACTGGTCGTCAAAAGCTACGGGGCGGAAGCACGCGAACAGCGGGTGTTCAGAGACCAATCAGACGCCAGTCTGAAACAAGTCAGCACGATGCAGATCGCCAACACCACGTTTTCCTACAACACCCAGCTTCTGGCGGACGCTGGTCGCGCCACCATTTATTTTGCCGGGTGCGCCATGGTGCTCATGGAACTGATGACCTATGGTGATGTACTGGCCTTCACCACCTATGCCCTCCAGCTTCTCTGGCCGGCGGTACGATTCTCGTTGCTGGCAAAACAAATTCAGGATGTCGGCGTGGCCGCCGACCGACTGACCGAGCTCTTCTCGGAAAAACCGGAAATTCACGATGCCCCCGACGCGCAAGTCATTCCCCGCCTGACCGGCCGCGTTGATTTTGACCATGTTGACTTCCATTACACGGAAGGGAAGCCCATCATTCGCGATTTCAGCCTGCATGTTGAGCCCGGCCAGACGGTCGCGCTCATCGGCCCCACAGGATGTGGTAAAAGCACACTCCTCTCCCTGCTGCTCCGATTCTTCGATGTCACCGGCGGAGCCCTGCGACTCGACGACCAGGATGTACGAACAGTCCAGCTTACAAAACTGCGCCGCCAGTTCGGCATCGTGCTTCAGGAGCCACAGCTCTTTACAGCGAGCATCGCCGATAACATCCGCTATGCCCGGCCGGGCGCCACACAGGCCGAAGTCGAGGCCGCAGCGCGTGTGGCCGAGATCCATGACTTCATCATGTCCCTCCCTGCCGGTTACAACACCCTCATCGGCGTCGAGGGCACACAACTGTCAACCGGCCAGAAACAGCGTATCACCATTGCCCGTGCCGTCGCGGCAAACCCGGCCATCCTGATCATGGATGAAGCCACCAGCGCACTGGATAGTGAATCCGAAGAGGCCATCCAACTCGCCATGGAACGTCTGCTTAAAAACAGAACCGCGTTCATCGTGGCGCACCGACTGAGCACCATCCGCACCGCCAACCTGATCGTCCTGATGAACCAGGGGCAAATCCTTGAGCAGGGTAACCACAAAGACCTCATGAAAATACCCGGAGGCCATT
- a CDS encoding HlyD family efflux transporter periplasmic adaptor subunit: protein MGEYRTTTGEPAPTSAPLRQRRRFRRLLFTLSTIAIVTAAGFLIQLERSFLANGYVTTENYAEVRPATVGTIAEILIKTGSSVTQGQVLAYLDMTEEQAAVEEAQSRVLQTESELARRQAEIVEEKRRHQELIAIARLRVQNTSAKLTRAQELLEKGLLAGSAMEDTMLAGKLAEAELESLLKKDQTVSEQELAARRQEIKARRDALARAAARISLKTIRAPVSGQALRYEFVVGELMRPENIMYEIFGGDRQVMKLRIPERYAARIAVGQPYKARLTSYGGLQPVWFTGQIEALRNVIQTEGQKTYRVAYGDFTSRGKIVPPGTSAEARIYFGKVNVWQYLIDL, encoded by the coding sequence ATGGGAGAATACCGCACCACAACCGGGGAACCCGCGCCGACATCCGCGCCACTGCGCCAACGTCGACGGTTCCGTCGCCTGCTCTTCACTCTGTCAACCATCGCGATCGTGACGGCGGCAGGGTTTCTGATCCAACTCGAACGTAGTTTTCTGGCCAATGGGTATGTCACCACCGAAAACTATGCAGAAGTTCGTCCGGCTACCGTCGGCACGATCGCAGAAATTCTGATTAAAACCGGATCCTCCGTAACACAAGGACAGGTCCTCGCTTATCTCGACATGACCGAAGAACAGGCTGCCGTCGAAGAAGCGCAAAGCCGTGTACTCCAGACCGAGTCCGAACTGGCTCGACGACAGGCCGAAATCGTTGAAGAAAAGCGCCGCCATCAGGAACTGATTGCCATTGCCCGTTTGCGCGTCCAGAATACCAGTGCCAAGCTTACCCGGGCGCAGGAATTACTTGAAAAGGGACTTTTGGCTGGCAGCGCCATGGAGGATACCATGCTGGCCGGAAAGCTGGCCGAAGCCGAGCTGGAATCGTTGTTGAAAAAGGATCAAACTGTTAGCGAACAGGAGCTTGCCGCACGACGACAGGAAATCAAGGCCAGGCGTGATGCCCTTGCACGTGCTGCTGCGCGGATAAGCCTGAAGACCATTCGCGCACCGGTATCCGGACAGGCGCTGCGCTATGAGTTTGTGGTTGGGGAACTCATGCGTCCTGAAAATATCATGTACGAGATCTTCGGCGGAGACCGGCAAGTCATGAAACTACGGATTCCGGAGCGCTACGCTGCCCGCATTGCCGTCGGCCAGCCGTATAAGGCACGCCTGACCTCCTATGGCGGCCTTCAGCCAGTATGGTTCACAGGCCAGATTGAAGCCCTCAGGAATGTAATCCAGACAGAGGGGCAAAAAACCTACAGGGTCGCCTATGGCGATTTCACATCCCGCGGTAAAATAGTCCCCCCTGGCACTTCAGCCGAGGCCCGCATTTACTTCGGCAAAGTAAACGTATGGCAATACCTCATCGACTTGTAA
- a CDS encoding TolC family protein, with amino-acid sequence MRVILLGFTLCVIVLSYAACRADELDELVSLAFSNSPTLQAAREGSRQAEAACAATAEFLDPKTTATAGRLSGNAAAPLLASPAGIPAADAYGAAAAVEVPFRPGIYAGIGASEQYLINPIAGLDSGYRTLVGAQIRIPLLQDRGFSLWRQSQARQKELQAAAEARLLETRQAVRHAVEQAYLTYLVEIANAATSESATDRSQQLLKEAEELVRLKVVPEYQLAPARLELALRREEIYAANQAIDTARLRLEQILGVPPPELLTTNSNALITRITNLHIPEISATSSSFATRGAISEIEALSAAASAETRTLTDRLRPELGLSLRGVWATEDSSSAAANDGAGISGEDSSVAAVLVWTRPWSQTGAHARLREARAREAQLAEVLHEVQNRLSADKAAAHREFTGSGERLKEITIAVDQARRTLEAEAERFRLGEGRSRNVLDAQNDLTKAYRARNTIVAALLKAHSDFMFATGYQPDNNLAAELPPLGGTPGGH; translated from the coding sequence ATGAGAGTTATATTACTAGGGTTTACCCTTTGCGTGATCGTTCTTTCATATGCGGCCTGCCGCGCCGATGAACTGGATGAACTCGTCAGTCTTGCCTTCAGCAACAGTCCCACCCTTCAGGCAGCCAGGGAAGGATCCCGGCAGGCAGAAGCTGCCTGTGCCGCAACCGCCGAATTTCTCGACCCGAAAACCACGGCCACAGCAGGCCGGTTATCCGGTAACGCCGCGGCCCCCTTATTAGCGTCACCGGCAGGAATCCCGGCCGCCGACGCTTACGGTGCGGCGGCCGCCGTAGAAGTTCCCTTTCGGCCAGGCATCTACGCGGGGATTGGCGCCTCGGAGCAGTACTTAATCAATCCCATAGCAGGCCTTGATTCAGGGTACCGGACTCTCGTCGGGGCACAAATTCGCATCCCGTTACTTCAGGACCGCGGGTTCAGCCTCTGGCGCCAAAGCCAGGCACGCCAAAAGGAACTTCAAGCTGCCGCCGAGGCCCGCCTGTTAGAGACACGCCAGGCAGTCCGGCATGCTGTTGAACAGGCCTATCTAACTTATCTGGTGGAAATTGCGAATGCCGCCACCTCGGAGTCCGCCACCGATCGTTCTCAACAGCTCTTGAAAGAAGCTGAAGAACTGGTTCGCCTGAAAGTGGTGCCGGAATACCAGTTAGCCCCCGCACGGCTTGAACTTGCGCTCCGCCGGGAGGAGATCTACGCCGCCAACCAGGCCATTGACACGGCCCGATTGCGGCTGGAACAGATCCTCGGCGTTCCACCCCCTGAACTGCTAACCACCAATTCCAACGCATTGATCACCCGTATCACTAACCTCCATATCCCTGAGATATCAGCCACAAGTTCATCTTTCGCTACACGTGGTGCCATCAGCGAAATTGAAGCCCTTTCGGCCGCCGCGTCCGCGGAAACCCGGACGCTTACTGACCGGCTACGCCCCGAATTGGGGCTGTCCCTACGCGGAGTTTGGGCGACCGAGGACTCGTCCTCAGCAGCGGCTAATGACGGGGCGGGTATCAGCGGCGAGGACTCCTCCGTGGCCGCCGTTCTGGTCTGGACACGGCCCTGGAGCCAGACAGGCGCCCACGCCCGGCTGCGCGAAGCACGTGCCCGCGAAGCACAATTGGCCGAGGTTCTCCACGAAGTGCAAAACCGGCTATCAGCGGACAAGGCTGCGGCCCACCGCGAATTCACCGGATCCGGCGAGCGGCTCAAGGAAATCACCATCGCTGTGGATCAGGCCCGCCGAACCCTGGAAGCGGAGGCCGAGCGATTCCGGCTCGGCGAGGGACGTAGCCGCAACGTATTGGACGCCCAAAACGACCTGACCAAGGCCTATCGGGCCCGCAACACCATTGTGGCCGCATTGCTTAAGGCCCATTCGGACTTCATGTTCGCAACCGGTTATCAACCTGACAACAATCTGGCGGCAGAGTTACCGCCCCTTGGAGGTACCCCCGGTGGGCATTAG